The Mycolicibacterium fluoranthenivorans genome has a window encoding:
- a CDS encoding LLM class flavin-dependent oxidoreductase — protein MKISLFYEFPLPRPWSEDDEHQLFQHGLDEVEAADKAGFSTVWLTEHHFLEEYCHSTAPEMFLAAASQRTKDIRLGFGVMHLPPPINHPARIAERVATLDHLSNGRVEFGTGEGSSVAELGGFDIDPADKRTMWEEALEVSIRCMTEAPFTGFKGEHVEMPARNVIPKPLQSPHPPVWVACTRPSSVQMAAQKAIGALSFAYTGPEALKDRVDGYYQEFEEQGAPVTPAINPNILAIGGDLSMMVARTDEEALQRLGTGGGFFSFGIMHYYLTGMHTPGRTGVWDLYQEAVKEDPTLAYGPGRGAIGSPDTVREFLRGYEASGVDEIILLMNPRSHEGTMESIEIMGKEILPEFIERDQSAVAAKAKRLAPVIEKVEARRQPSDAPLFDETYSFGGLPTGRGGKFTAGEIPEAMAEINEGRVKAAQLEKEQREASKER, from the coding sequence ATGAAAATCTCGCTGTTCTACGAATTCCCGCTGCCACGGCCGTGGTCGGAGGACGACGAGCACCAGCTGTTCCAGCATGGCCTGGATGAGGTGGAGGCCGCGGACAAGGCCGGCTTCTCCACCGTCTGGCTCACCGAGCACCACTTCCTGGAGGAGTACTGCCACTCCACCGCGCCCGAGATGTTCCTGGCCGCAGCAAGCCAACGCACCAAGGACATTCGACTCGGCTTCGGTGTGATGCACCTGCCCCCGCCCATCAACCACCCGGCCCGTATCGCCGAGCGGGTCGCCACCTTGGACCATCTGTCCAACGGTCGGGTGGAATTCGGCACCGGTGAGGGCTCCTCGGTCGCCGAACTGGGCGGATTCGACATCGACCCGGCCGACAAGCGCACCATGTGGGAAGAAGCGCTGGAGGTGTCCATCCGCTGTATGACCGAGGCGCCGTTCACCGGATTCAAGGGCGAGCACGTCGAGATGCCGGCCCGCAATGTCATCCCGAAGCCGCTGCAGAGCCCGCACCCACCGGTGTGGGTGGCGTGCACGCGCCCGTCGTCGGTGCAGATGGCCGCCCAGAAGGCCATCGGCGCACTGAGTTTCGCCTATACCGGGCCCGAAGCGCTCAAGGACCGGGTGGACGGCTACTACCAGGAATTCGAAGAGCAGGGCGCGCCGGTCACCCCGGCCATCAATCCCAATATCCTGGCCATCGGCGGTGACCTCTCGATGATGGTGGCCCGAACCGATGAAGAGGCGCTCCAGCGACTCGGTACCGGCGGCGGGTTCTTCTCCTTCGGCATCATGCACTACTACCTGACCGGTATGCACACCCCGGGACGGACCGGTGTGTGGGACCTCTACCAGGAGGCGGTCAAGGAAGACCCGACGCTGGCCTACGGTCCGGGCCGCGGCGCCATCGGTTCGCCGGACACGGTGCGGGAGTTCCTGCGCGGCTACGAGGCCAGCGGCGTCGACGAGATCATCCTGCTGATGAACCCGCGCAGCCACGAGGGCACCATGGAATCCATCGAGATCATGGGCAAGGAGATCCTGCCCGAGTTCATCGAGCGTGACCAGTCGGCGGTGGCCGCCAAGGCCAAGCGGCTGGCGCCGGTCATCGAGAAGGTCGAGGCGCGCCGGCAGCCCTCCGATGCTCCGCTGTTCGACGAGACCTACTCCTTCGGCGGTCTGCCCACCGGCCGCGGTGGAAAGTTCACCGCCGGTGAGATTCCCGAGGCCATGGCCGAGATCAACGAGGGCCGCGTGAAGGCCGCTCAGCTGGAGAAGGAACAGCGCGAGGCAAGCAAGGAGAGATGA
- a CDS encoding coniferyl-alcohol dehydrogenase translates to MTDERWRYDGRRVVVTGCASGIGAHLAAQLADLGARVTGLDLRPPQTEPAQFIKVDFADAASIDAAVAAIDGPVDALFNVAGVSSGIGKPLLVVTINFLGMRHFTEGLIPQLPAGAAIANVSSLAAADYLANTAVTAGLLATTSMADGIEWCRRNPQALADGGYRLSKEAIILYGMSRALALGERGIRINCTGPGVTETPILDQLRGAYGPDYLDSFPTLLGHVCGPDEQASVLAFLNSPAASYISGQVIWVDGGTVAGRIAATLPSETAYEAREGTL, encoded by the coding sequence ATGACCGACGAACGCTGGCGTTATGACGGTCGCCGGGTGGTGGTGACGGGATGCGCATCGGGTATCGGCGCGCATCTCGCCGCACAACTGGCCGATCTCGGCGCACGTGTCACCGGGCTCGATCTACGCCCACCGCAGACCGAGCCGGCGCAGTTCATCAAGGTGGACTTCGCCGACGCCGCGTCCATCGATGCCGCGGTCGCGGCGATCGACGGTCCCGTCGACGCGTTGTTCAATGTCGCCGGGGTGTCCTCGGGTATCGGCAAACCGCTGCTGGTCGTCACCATCAACTTCCTCGGGATGCGCCATTTCACTGAAGGGCTGATTCCGCAGCTGCCGGCGGGGGCGGCGATCGCCAACGTCTCGTCGCTGGCCGCCGCCGACTACCTGGCCAACACCGCGGTGACGGCGGGCCTGTTGGCGACCACCTCGATGGCCGACGGCATCGAGTGGTGCCGCCGCAATCCGCAGGCGCTGGCCGACGGTGGCTACCGGCTGTCCAAGGAGGCGATCATCCTGTACGGCATGAGTCGGGCACTTGCCTTGGGGGAGAGGGGCATCCGGATCAACTGCACCGGACCCGGCGTGACCGAGACGCCGATTCTGGACCAGTTGCGCGGTGCTTACGGACCGGACTATCTGGATTCGTTCCCCACGCTGCTGGGCCACGTGTGCGGTCCGGACGAGCAGGCGTCGGTGCTGGCCTTCCTCAACAGCCCAGCGGCAAGCTACATTTCGGGACAGGTGATCTGGGTGGACGGCGGCACCGTCGCAGGCCGGATCGCAGCGACCCTGCCGTCGGAGACGGCATATGAGGCCCGGGAAGGAACCCTCTGA
- a CDS encoding cyclase family protein, whose translation MSTMKDFRRVADEVRNWGRWGDDDELGTLNLITADKVAEAASLVRQGKVISLGGDFGSNGPQGAFKFRFNPIHVMTVDGGDAETLVKYAPEWARKSVAQELSSFFVDNIFRFNDDMITMSLQAATQWDALSHVYYEDKLYNGFPADSVTSFGAYRCGIEKVDGKGIVSRGVLLDVVAHRGEEVFCEPGRPITPAELDDIAAEQGVQIGRGDIVVVHTGWWTRFLSAGDGHEAGAGLHWTCASWLHDREVAAVASDNLMVEDPDPANGVEGTFLPMHMLCLRDMGLMLGEYWDLTGLAADCRADGVYEFQLIAPPLKVVGAVGAPVSPIAIK comes from the coding sequence ATGTCCACCATGAAGGATTTCCGCCGGGTCGCCGATGAGGTGCGCAACTGGGGCCGCTGGGGGGACGATGACGAACTCGGCACGCTGAATCTGATCACCGCCGACAAGGTTGCCGAGGCGGCGTCGCTGGTGAGGCAGGGCAAGGTGATCTCCCTCGGCGGAGATTTCGGGTCGAACGGCCCGCAGGGGGCCTTCAAGTTCCGCTTCAACCCGATCCACGTCATGACCGTCGACGGTGGTGACGCCGAGACGCTGGTCAAATACGCACCGGAATGGGCACGCAAATCCGTTGCCCAGGAGCTCAGTTCGTTCTTCGTCGACAATATCTTCCGCTTCAACGACGATATGATCACCATGTCGCTGCAGGCCGCCACCCAGTGGGACGCGCTATCGCACGTGTACTACGAGGACAAGCTCTACAACGGCTTCCCGGCGGACTCGGTGACCAGTTTCGGGGCCTACCGCTGCGGTATCGAGAAGGTGGACGGCAAGGGCATCGTGTCGCGCGGTGTGCTGCTCGACGTGGTCGCCCACCGCGGTGAAGAGGTGTTCTGCGAACCCGGCAGGCCGATCACACCGGCCGAACTCGACGATATCGCGGCCGAACAGGGTGTGCAGATCGGACGCGGCGACATCGTGGTGGTGCACACCGGATGGTGGACGCGATTCCTGTCCGCCGGCGACGGGCACGAGGCCGGCGCCGGCCTGCACTGGACGTGCGCCTCATGGCTGCACGATCGCGAGGTCGCGGCCGTCGCCTCCGACAACCTGATGGTCGAGGATCCGGACCCGGCCAATGGTGTGGAGGGCACCTTCCTGCCGATGCACATGCTGTGCCTGCGCGATATGGGTTTGATGCTCGGCGAGTACTGGGATCTGACCGGGCTGGCCGCCGATTGCCGCGCCGACGGGGTGTACGAATTCCAGCTGATCGCACCCCCGCTGAAGGTGGTCGGCGCGGTCGGTGCGCCCGTCAGCCCGATAGCGATCAAATGA
- a CDS encoding alpha/beta fold hydrolase, with protein MNVVRKTIAVDGLTTGYLEAGSGDPVVLLHGGEFGAGAELGWERNIAALAEHYRVLAPDMLGFGESAKVIDFTDGRGLRIRHIARFCEVLGIGSAHFVGNSMGAINLLVDTTSENPVLPVRSLVAICGGGDIQRNAHTDALYDYDATPEAMRRIVTALFFDPSYPADEAYVRRRYESSIAPGAWESLAAARFRRPGLEAPSTPSSQRAYARIAVPVLMVEGARDKLLRPGWAAEIAAQIPDGRSAVVDGAGHCPQIEQPEALNRVVLNFLKEVG; from the coding sequence ATGAACGTCGTGCGCAAGACCATTGCCGTCGACGGCCTGACGACCGGCTACCTGGAAGCGGGGTCCGGCGATCCTGTCGTGCTGCTGCACGGCGGTGAGTTCGGTGCCGGCGCCGAACTCGGCTGGGAGCGGAACATCGCCGCGCTGGCCGAGCATTACCGGGTGCTCGCGCCCGACATGCTGGGCTTCGGCGAGTCGGCCAAGGTCATCGATTTCACCGATGGCCGCGGCCTGCGGATCCGGCACATCGCCCGGTTCTGCGAGGTGCTCGGGATCGGCTCGGCGCACTTCGTCGGGAACTCGATGGGTGCGATCAACCTGCTCGTGGACACCACATCGGAGAATCCCGTGCTCCCGGTCCGCAGCCTGGTGGCGATCTGCGGGGGCGGTGACATCCAGCGCAACGCGCACACCGACGCGCTCTACGACTATGACGCGACGCCGGAGGCGATGCGCCGCATCGTGACCGCGTTGTTCTTCGATCCGTCCTACCCCGCCGACGAGGCGTACGTGCGGCGGCGGTACGAATCCAGCATCGCCCCGGGTGCGTGGGAATCGTTGGCGGCCGCCCGGTTTCGCAGGCCGGGCCTGGAGGCGCCGTCCACACCGTCATCGCAGCGTGCCTACGCACGCATCGCGGTGCCCGTGTTGATGGTCGAGGGCGCCCGCGACAAGCTGCTGAGGCCCGGATGGGCCGCCGAGATCGCCGCCCAGATTCCCGACGGCCGCTCGGCCGTGGTGGACGGCGCCGGACACTGCCCGCAGATCGAGCAGCCCGAGGCGCTCAACCGGGTCGTGCTGAACTTCCTGAAAGAGGTCGGATGA
- a CDS encoding SDR family NAD(P)-dependent oxidoreductase, protein MSSELDGKVAVITGGAGGLGAGLVRRFAAEGAKVVFGDVDERGGAALAAEIGPNAVFLRTDVTDIEQIGALVDTAVQRFGGLHVMVNNAGVSGTMHRRFLDDDLADFDTVMRINLRAVMAGTRDAARHMVEHGGGSIINLTSIGGIQAGGGVQTYRASKAAVIQFTKSVAIELAYYEIRVNAIAPGNIRTAIVAKSASAEDRGRVAEFEEKIREQMRQDRPLKREGTVDDVAEAALYFATDRSRYVTGTVLPIDGGTVAGKVIVRKEKT, encoded by the coding sequence ATGAGTAGCGAATTGGACGGCAAGGTCGCCGTCATCACCGGTGGCGCGGGTGGACTCGGCGCGGGTCTGGTCCGGCGGTTCGCCGCGGAAGGCGCCAAGGTGGTGTTCGGCGATGTCGACGAACGGGGCGGTGCGGCGCTGGCGGCCGAGATCGGCCCGAACGCGGTATTCCTGCGCACCGACGTCACCGATATCGAGCAGATCGGCGCGCTGGTGGACACCGCGGTGCAGAGATTCGGCGGACTTCACGTGATGGTCAACAACGCCGGGGTGTCGGGCACCATGCACCGCCGCTTCCTCGACGATGATCTCGCCGATTTCGACACCGTGATGCGCATCAACCTGCGGGCGGTGATGGCCGGTACCCGCGACGCCGCCCGCCATATGGTCGAACACGGTGGTGGGTCGATCATCAACCTGACCTCGATCGGCGGGATCCAGGCCGGCGGGGGAGTGCAGACCTACCGGGCCTCCAAGGCCGCGGTCATCCAGTTCACCAAATCGGTCGCGATCGAGTTGGCGTACTACGAGATTCGGGTGAACGCGATCGCGCCGGGCAATATCCGGACGGCCATTGTGGCCAAATCGGCCTCGGCCGAGGATCGCGGGCGCGTGGCGGAGTTCGAGGAGAAGATCCGTGAACAGATGCGCCAGGACCGGCCGCTCAAGCGCGAGGGCACCGTCGACGACGTCGCCGAAGCCGCGTTGTACTTCGCCACCGACAGGTCGCGCTATGTCACCGGCACGGTACTGCCGATCGACGGCGGCACGGTCGCGGGCAAGGTCATCGTGCGTAAGGAGAAGACCTGA
- a CDS encoding TetR family transcriptional regulator — MTAARSLRTERASGTREAILVAAERLYAEHGVFAVSNRQVSEAAGQGNNAAVGYHFGAKVDLVRAIEQKHRQPIEMLRERMIEAVAGSDDLRDWVACLVCPLTDHLAELGNPTWYARFAAQAMTDPEYHTIVVKDALSSSSLVQVIDRINQCLPELPAEVRFERNVMARNLLMHSCADRERALATGGAVVSGRSWSAAGAGLIDAIVGLWRAPVTEIGGLA; from the coding sequence GTGACGGCAGCGAGATCACTGCGCACCGAGCGTGCCAGTGGCACCCGGGAGGCGATCCTGGTCGCCGCGGAACGGCTCTACGCCGAGCACGGTGTGTTCGCGGTATCCAATCGGCAGGTCAGTGAGGCTGCGGGACAAGGTAATAACGCCGCGGTCGGATATCACTTCGGCGCCAAAGTGGACCTGGTGCGCGCCATCGAGCAGAAGCACCGGCAGCCGATAGAGATGCTGCGGGAGCGGATGATCGAGGCGGTGGCCGGCTCCGACGATCTGCGTGACTGGGTGGCCTGCCTGGTCTGCCCGCTGACCGATCATCTCGCCGAACTCGGCAACCCGACCTGGTATGCGCGGTTCGCCGCCCAGGCCATGACCGACCCGGAGTACCACACCATCGTGGTCAAGGACGCGTTGAGCTCCTCCTCGCTGGTGCAGGTCATCGACCGGATCAACCAGTGCCTGCCCGAGCTGCCCGCCGAGGTGCGATTCGAACGCAACGTCATGGCCCGCAACCTGTTGATGCACAGCTGTGCCGACCGGGAGCGGGCGCTGGCCACCGGTGGTGCGGTGGTGAGCGGACGGTCCTGGAGTGCCGCCGGCGCCGGACTGATCGACGCGATCGTGGGCCTGTGGCGGGCGCCGGTCACCGAGATCGGGGGGCTGGCGTGA
- a CDS encoding ferredoxin, with protein sequence MKIAVDQDKCVSSGQCVLNAMELFDQRDEDGVVELLEPEPSPDQFDNARRAAAACPALAIAIQD encoded by the coding sequence GTGAAAATCGCTGTCGACCAAGACAAGTGCGTGTCCTCGGGGCAGTGCGTACTCAACGCGATGGAGTTGTTCGACCAGCGCGACGAAGACGGTGTGGTGGAACTGCTCGAACCCGAGCCGAGCCCAGACCAGTTCGACAATGCCCGCCGCGCCGCAGCGGCCTGCCCAGCCCTGGCCATCGCTATTCAAGACTGA